CCTTCTCTATTGGCAGAGAAactcactttctttttttagatgTCCCGAAGAAAACATTAACTAAGGTACAAAAACAAAGACCAAAAGGGGAGCCTAGCAGGACCAACTCATGACAGGCCGAAGAAAAGCAACTCAAACATTCCTTTGGAAGGCCAATTAATGATACTACATAATTTGGTGATGTAAAACTGATGTTAATGATACTACGTATcgtttataaattaatatgttACCACTTACCAATCATATAATTAAAAGTAAAGCTAATAtttactatgtttttaaaattcattaatcaCATCCattgtattaaaatttataatacttGTACCTTAGCATTTTTCATTTAGACAAAGGTACTTGTCATGTAAGGTAGCTCTTTGTACAATATGCGAGTTACAGGTTCATTTACAATAAGTCTActtacacaataaatttcattgtTACTTTTACAATTGTGGAATTGGTAATTAAGTTATAATTAATATACAATTAAAACGATGTCAATATTAAGTCTATGTAAAATAATACTGTCCTAATAAAATTTATCacctaaaaaaattgtaaaaattgttattttttggcATTGCACGTTCATTTACTATCTCCTATTACCAAAAGTTGATGAATGGTCAACCAAAGAATTAAACATAGAAGCAGGGACGGACCCAGGCCCCCCCctaggcccaaaaaaaaaaaattttagcagcTAAAAttttccgaaaaaaaaaaaagagaaaagagctCGGCCCTCCTCCCAAAATATGAACCCCTGCCCATCATCCGGCCAGCCCATGACCaatgtaaatctaaaaaaaaaaaaaaaaaaaaaaactcaactctCAGCAGTACAAAACCGAACCAAATGGAGAAAGCAAAAaaacgaaggaaaaaaaagaaaggaaagtgagACTTGAGagccgtaccggccggtatttACCGTTTCGATGCTTAGACCGGTACAAAAACGCAGCTGTTTCGTACCGGTTTATATACCGGTTGTACCGGGGCcgtttcttaaaaaaatcttaaaaaaaattagctgtTAAAAGGAAAGTCACATCACCGCTATTTCTGCTAATTCcgataataaatttcattttgccGATAATCCATCACCTCAgatctcttccttttcttcatcatcttcttcttcttcttcttcgctCAAATACTTCTTCTCCGCTCAAAGCTTGGACCAGTCTACCAAACGCTCTCTGCCTCTACCTCTCTCTAGTCTTtacttattttactttttcatttcgTAGCCAGAAGCTCCTTTCAATTTTGTTAAGTGTGCCCTTGAATGACAACACAGTAATACTCCCACTGACAGCACACATTAACACTGCTGCTACACGTTAGGCTCAAATTTTGTACTacaatccaatttttttttttttttgatgggatgtACTGCCATCCAACggtaaacaaataaatgaaGTGTGTAATTCACAGTAACTTTCGATAAGTACAAatggtaatttaaaattttctacaatcacacttttttttttttttttttttaagataaattcTACTATCATTTTTGTTAGACTTTAGATAAGTATAAtcatttcttcttaaaaaaaaaaaaaaaaaaagaataagtaaaaacttacaaattatatagattttgaccaacgtttaaaaaaaaaataatttaaaagtaaatattcttatatatttatctatatatatacttagaGGAATTTCAATTTAGGTAAggatatataaaattaacagtAAACCCAAAACGGTACACCAGTATTGATCGGTAcacgaaatatatcgtaccgctgGCCAAACTGATACAACCTTAGGTACGGTATTGATTTCCTTGCTTGAGAGTTGAGAGGCGAGACAGAGAGATTAGAGATAAAGAGGCGAGACAGAGAGACCCACCCCGTGACGCTGCTGCCGCCCACGCCCACACCCACGCCGTGTCACTGTGACGCTTGTGAGAGCAAGACCCATCTTGATTAGTTGATCTTGCTACCAAAGACCCACGCCGGCGAGACCTACTTGCCGCTGCCCACTTCAAACCCACTTGTCGCCGCTGCTCACAGGTATTTACtcttatcttttccttcaaaacttaataaatataaaatgtttGTGATTTGATCTGAGAATCTGAGATTCACAGAAACTGTGCTTGTGCCTTGTGGACTGGTGGtgtttcatgtttgtgtttttactgaTGAACTAAACTAATATTGGTGATTAACTGATAGTGAATTGAATCTGTGCTAtcggtggtttttttttttttttttttttttttttggctttttggctttgtgactcTGTGTTTGTGACTCTCTATATAgataagagagatagagagagagagagagagagagagagagtagagtttGTAGTTGTAGagattagttttttctttgttgattggTAGTTGGGCATAATAGGGACAAGTGGAGTTGGGCAACGGACAAAAGGTAAAGTTAAAATCTTTAActttaccttcttcttttttttttttttcttttttttttccctgtaaGGTCAATTAGTGTCGGTAGTGGCCAGTGGGATTCATTGGGTTAGTGGGTCAGTGTTAGAAAGAGGGAGACAACACAAACACATAAATAAAGGCAGACCAAACacaaagacataaataaaggcAGAAGGCAGACCAAATacaaagacataaataaagacagaccaaagacaaaaagaaaaaaacaaatcatataatatagaaaattgtcacacaaatttaagaaaaaaatggtgattcttattttatttgtagatcatgaaaaaatcaactacaatgcttgattttttcaaaagaaaaggttcAACTTCAAATTCTTTCGAAGTCAACGTGGAATTGCCAACAACTAATGTTGTTATTCCAATTTCGGAAAATGTGGATGTTCCAATTCTGAAAAATGTCAATGTTCTAATTCTGGAAAATGTCGATGTTCCAATCtctcaaacacaattttaaagAATTGATCTTGATTCTTTGGATTATGATCCCGAAACACGCAAACAAATATGGAATATCATGTTAATCAACGTGATGAAATTCGATGGGTTTACATTAAAAAAGGTCCACACCAACCTCCTCTAGAGACATTCAAAAAAAGTGGAAAGCGCAATCGTAGCTTTCAAGTTTCTTGGTTtagaaataattcaaaatggCTTGACTATTTACTCCTACAACAGATGCAGCTTATTGTctatttttctttgtctttcatAATCCAAATGGGGTTGTGGGACCAAATGCATTCATTGTTGGTGGATTTAGATCTTGGAAAAAGGTTGGGGGCAAAGATTGTTATTTTCAAGGTCATATAAGAAAAGATCCTAACTCAGCTCATAGAGTTGCCGAGCAAATGTGTAAGGATTTGATGAACCAATCACAGCATTTGCAAAGGATAGTTAATCATTTCACTACTGAATAAATTGCAAATAATCGGTTGCAACTGAAGACCTCAATTTTTATTGTCTGGTATCTTGCCTTTCAAGCTATAGCTTTTAGAGGTAATGATAAAtgttttagttaattaaatcatgggaatttttttgaatcattGGGTATTATGACTTTTTAGAATGAGAAAGTTACTGAAATAGTAGTAACATAGAGTTGCAAGCATGGTAGTAAATCAAACGAAGCAATGGCCAGGTTAAGCTGCAAGATAAAACTTTGAATTACCAATAAGCACAAACAGGAGGTTATATAATCGTTATGTTAATATTTTCCATTCTTCATAGAGAATTTTCTACAACAACCGCACGGGCATACGTAAAAATACAGACAGCACATACTCATCAGCTCATGCAAGCCCTCAAGCTTTTATTACCCCAGTTATTAATACTACTGGCTGATAGTTCTATGTCTCTCACCAGAAGAAAGAACTGCTTCGAGGGTGCAGATATTTAACCGCCTTATAAAATGGAATATGCACAATACTACAGGTGCTCAAAGCTCACAAGCCCTCAATGTTTGGAATAGAGGGAGATTAAAGGGAAAGGTGACCGAAATTTACTAAAATTTAGTATATTCTAGTTATCTTGCCATATCCTTTCCCTTCGTCTCCTTTCATTCAAacatttcaagtttttattacACCAATTATTGGATTTGGATATACTAGCTACTAGTTCAATGCCTTTTACTAGAGGAAAGAAGTGCTTCAAGGGCAGAAAACTACCCTATAGTTAGACCCACCGTTGCATGTGAATAAGCTTGTTGGATCATCCTTAGGATAACTATAAGCATCGGGGCACCGATCCTtgaaaaatctggaaaaattTGTAGGTCCACAGCTCCCAGAATTGCAGCAATATTCATTAGTTTTGAAAACAGTACAAGGGTTGTTACAGTACCCGCTAGAAGTTTTCAACTGAGTGGGGCACTGCCCGTTGATATCAGCAGTACATCTCATTCCATTCTTATTGCACCCACCACCAGAGGTGGCACTAAATTCCATAGGAACATTGAATCCATCAACAAGAGAGATGTCAACGAAATCCTTGTTTTGAAATTGGTTTAATGCGAATTCGGCAAGGGTGTTTGGGGCTGCACCATAGCCCTGACATTGAAGAAGGCCACCACAGTCACCGGTTTGACATCTGCCACGACCAGAACCATCAAAACTACACCCAGTTCGGGCCCAAATGCGAGCCCCTGCTGTGCCAGCGTTCACATCAAGGGGCCAAGACTGACGTGAGTTAAGCTGCCTACCACCACCAGGCACAGCTGCAGCCCATACTGTATAGGGGCAATTGTTTGTTATATCAAATCTGGCTGCATGGGCTAAGGCAATGAAAACAGTGACAAGAAAGTAGAAGGAAATGGGAAGGTTTTTGAAGAGGTTCATTTTGGTAAGTGAGAAAAATAGTGGTTTGTGGTTATGTTTATGAAGAGATAGGTATGGGTTTATATAAAGTTTGGGATTGGTTATTGCCTGGTGTGGTGAATTTACAGTGTGTTTGGCTAACGGGTTAAGCTTCTTGCATTGGATCCACTACGTACTGCCGACGCTTGTTTCTTACAAGTGTTTGTATTGTATTAGATTGGACCCATTGTGATGCGGACACTTGACTTGCTTTGGATAAGTGTATGTATTGTATCAGATTCAGTACTCCATCATATCCTTGCCTAATTGACTCTTTGTTGGAAAATTGGAAAGACGAATATGTCTTGGAGGGACTTGAAGACTTGTCAAATAATTTAGTATGACGTGCAACTGCTTGTGGAATGAGAGATCATTTGCTACGTACTAGGATGACGGAGGACCGCATAATAGTACTGTTGGTAGTTCCTCCCACTAAATAAAATACAGTCACTTGTTTTATCGTGTCGGATTTAGAGCTGTTCAAAGCAATTTACATTTCACTTTCCACCTTTAAATCCTTGATACCTATGCCACCACCTTTATCACCTATGCCAAAGTCCTAATTATCTTTTTGTGATGGCTTGACTTGAACACTTCTCTTATTCCAATGGATCCTAGGATATTCTCTTGGACTAATAATGCAATTGCGGAATTGTGGACCTTAGGTTTGGATTAATGGCATCTTGGAGTAGAGGATTTAACAAATTATTAGTTGAAACTAACTCATTTCTGGTTTCAACTTGGCTATCTATTTCCAAGCATATTCCACCTCTGATATatattaagggtctgtttggatagaacttattttgttgaaactaaaaactgaaaacactgtagtaaaataatttttaaatgtgtaaatagtatcgtggaactcatttttaatgaaaaaattgctgaaaagtgagATTTGTGGGTCTCATATACTATTCACGGTATCCACTAATATGTTGAAAAGAGTTAAAAAGTCAATTAgtacggctactgttcatgatcAGTGCATGAATAGTAGCCGCACTATCTCCTTAAACGCGTgcccacaaaaaaaataaataaataaataaataaagaagaaaagaaaaggaaaacgcAACACAGTAAACGCTGTATCCAAACCCCTCTAAGTGTAcgtttggattcggctgaaaGCGTCTACGTttggcgtttttttttttttttttttttttcacgcgttttagggacaaattaaatttattgttacggctactgttcatgcactgttcatgaacagtagccaaAATATTTGACTTGTCAAACAATTTTTAGCCATATTAGTGGGTCTTGAGCACTGTTCACGGGatccacaaacttcacttttcagcaactttttattaaaaatgggtcacacagtactattcacacatttaaaaattattttgttacagtatttttcagttttcagtttcaattttcagttttcaactgtatccaaacggaccctaaaccTCGATTCTGATTGTCACTTAATCACCATGCACATATCCAAGGAAGCAAACCAATGCAATAATGTTTTGACTAAAGGGGTTATCAACAACATATAAGTGGGAAATTCTTTATGATACTTGGTCTAGTTTTTTGTATGGCTGTTTTATTGGGAACAATACTGGAATCCCAAATTTTGAGTGTTTCATTAGAATTGttgtttgttttcatttattttgttggttaatatatttttattttaagagagGTGGAAGAGGGAAAGATTAGTGTGACGTGAAACTTGTTAGTTTACGTTTTTCAGAACTGTGGGTTAGCCTGGTTGCAGAAAAATGTACAAAAATCAGGATCTTCATTGTCATTCAATTATGGTCctatataaatttatcattatgGGAATATTTATTCATGTAAAAACAAATCGTTTGGAAAAGTCCTACTTTGAGCAAGTTGGGTTTATATTGCTTATCAAGCTTTGTTGCTTCTGAAAATTGTCAGGTTAATGTTGCTTTCGAAAATTGATTAGCTTGCTATCAGACAATGtgctaagaagaaaattttcaaatggtgTGACCATTGGGACGATAAAGCTCGTATATAACTGGGGTAcggcggcttgatgcatttgggaaTCTTAGGTAAAAATTGAATTACCACatcttatatatttaaacataattttttttttttaattttaaatattacttaaattctATCCTgttgttttagatgcaaaattactaattaaccatgtagattttttttttttttttgagcaatcttatagcacaaaaaatttgacaattagaattttttttttttggaaagtctatagacacaaaaaatttgacaaaacttttcactcttgttgatgtggcaaattGATAGTGGTGAATAAAAATGTGATACTAGTGGTGGCCTAGacgaaaactagtaaaagtttgtcaATTCAACTATTGTTGGTGGATCTAGAtaagaactagtaaaagtttgtcaACTCAACTATTGtggaaaatattgtaaaaaattttttatattgctttttttttttttttttttttaagaagtgttacattcacaaaattttcacaataaattctcAAGTGTTAAGTTCTTAccaattttactttaaattcaccattaaaattattttttttgtccagcaataacaaccagtaatgatttgaaaattaagatttgttgtgaaaaatgttgtagacttagcacctctctctctctctcgtacttttaatttgataaaataaatattattttatctattggCTAATATGTTAGTTTAATTAATACAATTACAATGAAAGAAATAACCCTATTAAAATATGGGGCATTTTtctacttggggccttaggtgACCACCTCATTTGCCTATATAATAGAGCCGGCCCTGAGCTGGAGCAAGCCAAATCAAGGACAGAACTGATTCGAAGTATTTTGCTGTTAGTTCTTAATAAACTAACTTCAAAATGTAGAGATGAAAGGAAAAGGGGTTTGATAGTTGTGAAAGTGCTAAGTCGGAGAGAAATTACCTAAGTATTTCGAAGATAGTaatagaatatataaaaaataaattataattgatatgatattcataTGTATAAGAAATTTAAAGTACATACAAAGACATTTGTGGTGGGGTGTAAGTAAAATCTTTCTTCACTTCTTCGAAGTGAGGAAAACCCGTGTAGAGCGAAGTAAGACAATAAAATACAATGAGTAGGACGGAACAAAGAATTTTTGCCATTCCTCTGTGAATATGTACAAATAAATACTTGTGAACTTTAGTGGGAAGCCAAAATGTTAATTTAGAGAATAAGACTAAGATATGACATtgaaattagaattaatttctaaaatattaattaatataaatgataaaagcgatacattaataaataaaattaattgttcTACAAAATATACTAGAAACATAACATgtaattgaattgaaaattaaaatattttcctcagGGATTTGCACAAGATTACAAAAAACCATCTATATACAAATTAACTTAGAACTCAATTATGACTCATTATTATAATCTTATTAGAttcatatttttctataatCTCAAATAGCTATTGTAAGGACCAAAAAATCTAGCAGTCTAGGCCCACTTAGAACAACGGGTTTGTACAGTTCAAATATGACCCAAATCAATAGATTTGTAAGAGAGGGAATCAAACAACAAGAGAGAGCCTTGCCCGAGGACGAAAATAAGGAAGAAAGGCTTAATATTATAGAATACGTGAGCAAATGTCTAAGTACAAGACTACTTGAGGAAGCCGAtgacacacaaaaaaaatacactacTCACTATCTTCTTTCAATGTTCTTCttgttactctttttttcttgatatttgtgtctcttcccttttttatgagaaccatctttttcttatatactcCCTCCACTTCACATCCTAAATCCCCATCTTTACCTAACAAATTTCTCCTAACGACACCTGTCCTTTTAAACATATGAGGAAGGTGGTAGAATGAGTTATTTAGCTGTAAATTACACTGTTCAGGTCACTTCTTCATCAATGCAGCTGATAAAGCTGTTGCCaccatttaatgcggaggcaacATGCTACTTCTTGCTGGAAACTTCCCTTAATCATGATTCTCTTTCTTCAGCCAATCCTTCCCACCTGAAGCTCCTAAGAACCTTTTGCCTCTTCTCCTTTTATCCTCGGGTAACCTTCCTCTTCAGACATGTAATGCCCCAATATCCACTCTATAGTTCTACAAACCTTTCCTCGGTCCTCAGGCCCCCACAgctataataaatattttatactgTGAAAAGCTATAAATAAATATGATCATTATATAATCATTAACAAAATGATttaaagggtaaattacacTCCCTTCTCTCTTGAGATTTTATGTAAACACACCACCCCCTTAAACGTTTCATGAAATGATAATCTCTCTTTATGATTGTATAAATGCAATAATTAAGCCTATATCTTctcaaattgttattttatcaataaaatatttctttaaaaaaaaaaaaacactctcacCCTTAACTATGGACAAATGACACTTTCCTCCATGGTAGTTAGGGGTGTCCAAAACCGACCACGACTTGCCGGACCGACCAACCCGTCTAATCTCCACCCGATTTCAGCCCGAATCGACGCCACCATAGGTCAGTTTCGGGTTTCTACGCCCAAGGCTCGACGCAGGTTTGTCGAGTGGCAGGTTCTCTCCTCCAAAACCCGAGTCACCCGACCCGATGGAGGTTATATACAAATCCAGTGAAATCAAGCTCAAATCCGAGGAGATCCAGCAAGTTCTCAACCATATTTGGTGAGATTTAGCCAGATCTGGCCATTCCCAGTAGATTTCAGCTATTTTGAGAAGAGGcttgcttgctcactcccaagtgcaagagatcgtagcaatataattctcggagtaccgaggtcgaaccacaaggagcggggtaaattcaaagacaatgtaattaaaaaaacttttggtgaagataaagaataatttttgtctggtaattgtaaacaagaataacaatgataacttatttaaatcaataatgtaaatactagggcatcagggtgtttccctatattgatatgaaattctttgtgatctaagaaaatatctattttataattgattgttcttatacaattaaaaatttatgatttggtTGAACTAAGACAATTCAAAAACGCATGATAACCTCGATTGATATtgcggttagaaaagtttttagaaaaacccattcactttaaatcctgatttctatttgaaactattagaaattcatctaaacaataagaaaaacatgattgaacttattgaaagcatgaaagaactaatacatcaaaagaaatctaattgaacaatcaaatatgttgtagataaaatcctagaaagaatcacattgaatattcataccgtatagaagaaacataacccctagccctaacaaagagtttaggctgccattggaaaaagaaaaatacaaggtttggtctccaaaattcgttctccacagcctcccttcaaaaccctaatgtctaagtgtccaaagaaaataaaacatttactatttttaatttccGTCCAGGTTTATAGcggtaacttgtgagttaatttcggccatcaaaaattgagaatttcgaaaaactcaaaaatggaaagttgtagatatttaaatCACGGTACCAACCCATCTAGCCTTGTgtcaatttgatttttgaggagagagatacacccaaaatactgatcagtgctcaaatcagatttttccttttcagattctgcttctttgatttctttccttatttgaagcttccaatcatggtagacgatccaagcactccagctatacctccttagacatttaagcatggtcctttagctccacttAAATTCTAGTTTGgtctccattctctcacaaattcctgtaaactcatctttctcacataatttcttgaaagtagaaaattacacacaatgaatagcattttattcaagaaattatgtaaagataaataatagggactaatgcaaatcatggcttaattatacaaattaagcataataataaggagataacgtCCATATAAATATacaacaagtatacattttaaggcgttatcaaGGCTTGGCAATTTTGATGTAGATCTGGTGAGTTTTTACATTTTTCGGCGATGATTTTTGCAGATTCCGACGCTTTTCTTTTCAGATGTCGGTGACTTTTAAAGCTCTGACGACGACCTAAAACCGACCCACAAACCCAGTCTCCACCCAagcccaaaaccaaaccaaCTGATTGACACCGGCAGTCGGTTTTGGGTCACTCTTCTTTCCAGCCGATGACTGGCGGGTTGGGTTCGGGCTGGGTTGAAAATCGACCTGGCCTGACCCGTGGACAAAAATAGTCCAATTTTGATCATACTTTGTTTATGTTGAGCAACAcaatattgtgaaaaaattaaacaacaatagAAATAAAGAGACACACAATATGGTGAAACAAGGAAATCCAATGGAATAAACCATCCTAAAGTAAAAACATTGTGGGGGCTTTAACCTATAGACCATAGTGGCAAAACATACCCACTAATTGAATTGAACTGTTTACAAGATAGAATAACCATATTCTAAATTGTTGCAACCTAATTCTATACTTACTAATGTTACCTAATGTGGTTTTGAATCCACAAACTCTTTAATAGTGACTTCTATTGACGTGAAGCTCTCATCCACCACTTCAAGTATTTACTTGAAGATTTGGTTCCATCAACTTGATATTCTAGAAATTGCAGCAACTTCTACACCATTAGATTTGAATATGCTTCAAGCTTGATCATCGGTAGAGGGTTTTGAGAGCAGGATGTACTATAACCCTAGATACATAAGCAGTAGCTCTCCAAAAGTATTTTTCACATTCTCTAGTGTTTTCTTATATACATTGGCCTTGTTTGCTCAAGACCCGAGTGACTTGATGGGCTAAAGGGTCTAAATTGAGTTTTCAAACTTACACAATTTGATCGATTGAAATATATGCTTGATTGATTGAGAAGTTATTGAATAGGCTTGTTGAATCTAATCAGCAGAACTTTGGGCAACTATCTTGActtcaaaatatattctaaagACACAAGACACAGTTTGTTCACGATTCCTAACCTAAACAATAGACTCAACAAAACTtatatcttatcttatttttttcttttttcttttttcttttttgagaaacaacttatatcttatcttaaaaaaataaaatgatatctAAATCTAGTAGTAGTATACATGTACATGTGCCTCCTAGATAAATAATGGAGAAAAAATATCAGCATCTAAAAGTTAAAGCTTGGCCACGTGTTATGATacattttgaaaagttttgaaaactgAACTCTCATAAAAATTAGCCATACAACTGGTATGATACAATATTGACTCTCAAACTCTTCTCTCTTATGATTTGTCGATAAATAACACTCTTCCTCTCAGTatgtataaattaatatatgggaatattatttttaaaagtagaatatttaattaataaaatccaaacagttacatttataaattttaagggAGCAGTGTCATTTCATGAATTATTTGAGAAGGTAGTCGTGTTaagggccttttttttttctttttttcttttttaaattattattattattattattattattattattattttaacaaagCTTTGGAAACTATACCCAAAGTTCCAAGACAGAAGCCCAAAATAGTTTGGATCTACTCCATAACTCCACATGCTCAGGGTTCACTTTCGAGGCCCAATTCCACACTATATGAGGCTTATCAACAGATGAGGCCATGATCTGCAAAAGTTGCGTAGCACAACCCACAGCTAAACCCAGTATCTCACCACAACCTAATGTTTAtgtcccaaaaataaaaaagaaaaaaagaaatgcagtagcaataaaagaaataaataagcccatcacttcttcttcttccctttttcttttactttttttttttttttttaaaacaaaatagaaattctactttagcttaatttaagtgtatatgtgtatgaaactcccTTCTGGAGACTTAAACCTCAGACCTTGCCCCCCATACTCCACACCTCACAAATACTTATATTTATGGAATGACCATCGAATCAAAAGTGTGTGGGGTAAATAAACCCATCACTTAGGCTTATAGTGAAGTGTGTGATGTGTCACTAATTAACACTTAAAGATGCTAGAACAAGGCCGATCAAGGCTCCAATCTTTAGCATCCTGATAGAGAAAGTAGAGAAGCACAGCTAGTTAATTAGGCTAAAAAAATCACTCCAAACCAGCCTGCAGTTTCAGAGAAAATGCCTTCTAATGAAGACTCCATCTTAGTTCTTTTCCAGTAGGAAATTAAGCCCTGGGTGGCAAGTACGAAACTTATGCAAAACGCTGCCATTGGTTGTAAGTGTTGTGTACCCTTGCATTGCACGGACTGATATAATTGTGCTAAAGAGGATTGGcttaaaaaggataaaaattGTTACACACAACCTTGTTATGTacatgctctttttttttttcttttttttctttttttgaaattaaaattgtgAGTTCAAGACACGATGTCAAaactaaaattgtgttttctacttaagattttagttcaaaattaa
The sequence above is drawn from the Quercus lobata isolate SW786 chromosome 12, ValleyOak3.0 Primary Assembly, whole genome shotgun sequence genome and encodes:
- the LOC115971273 gene encoding protein P21-like, with protein sequence MNLFKNLPISFYFLVTVFIALAHAARFDITNNCPYTVWAAAVPGGGRQLNSRQSWPLDVNAGTAGARIWARTGCSFDGSGRGRCQTGDCGGLLQCQGYGAAPNTLAEFALNQFQNKDFVDISLVDGFNVPMEFSATSGGGCNKNGMRCTADINGQCPTQLKTSSGYCNNPCTVFKTNEYCCNSGSCGPTNFSRFFKDRCPDAYSYPKDDPTSLFTCNGGSNYRVVFCP